A stretch of Castanea sativa cultivar Marrone di Chiusa Pesio chromosome 2, ASM4071231v1 DNA encodes these proteins:
- the LOC142623731 gene encoding uncharacterized protein LOC142623731 isoform X2 has product MRPGERNRERGRVRDLSGQYHRRTLTTKILASLDWRCTVTELRPPELQAHRKKPLSHTSATQIVETGSGLFSFHFLDLGLIMHLKCSIKCLKDARSIISALAYKTVGSYSRRAT; this is encoded by the exons ATGAGACCTggagaaagaaatagagaaagaggCAGAGTTAGAGACCTCTCAGGCCAGTACCACCGTCGGACTTTGACCACCAAAATTCTTGCTTCCCTCGACTGGCGATGCACTGTTACAGa ACTTAGACCGCCGGAACTGCAAGCACACAGAAAGAAACCGTTAAGCCATACATCCGCCACCCAGATCGTCGAAACCGGCTCcggtcttttttctttccattttttagatttgg GTTTAATTATGCACTTGAAGTGTTCGATAAAATGCCTAAAAGATGCAAG ATCTATCATCTCAGCTCTGGCTTATAAGACAGTTGGTAGCTATTCAAGAAGAGCTACTTGA
- the LOC142623731 gene encoding uncharacterized protein LOC142623731 isoform X1 — translation MRPGERNRERGRVRDLSGQYHRRTLTTKILASLDWRCTVTELRPPELQAHRKKPLSHTSATQIVETGSGLFSFHFLDLAGLIMHLKCSIKCLKDARSIISALAYKTVGSYSRRAT, via the exons ATGAGACCTggagaaagaaatagagaaagaggCAGAGTTAGAGACCTCTCAGGCCAGTACCACCGTCGGACTTTGACCACCAAAATTCTTGCTTCCCTCGACTGGCGATGCACTGTTACAGa ACTTAGACCGCCGGAACTGCAAGCACACAGAAAGAAACCGTTAAGCCATACATCCGCCACCCAGATCGTCGAAACCGGCTCcggtcttttttctttccattttttagatttgg CAGGTTTAATTATGCACTTGAAGTGTTCGATAAAATGCCTAAAAGATGCAAG ATCTATCATCTCAGCTCTGGCTTATAAGACAGTTGGTAGCTATTCAAGAAGAGCTACTTGA
- the LOC142623731 gene encoding uncharacterized protein LOC142623731 isoform X3 — protein MHCYRQFGSLTRLRPPELQAHRKKPLSHTSATQIVETGSGLFSFHFLDLGLIMHLKCSIKCLKDARSIISALAYKTVGSYSRRAT, from the exons ATGCACTGTTACAGa CAATTTGGGTCGCTCACCAGACTTAGACCGCCGGAACTGCAAGCACACAGAAAGAAACCGTTAAGCCATACATCCGCCACCCAGATCGTCGAAACCGGCTCcggtcttttttctttccattttttagatttgg GTTTAATTATGCACTTGAAGTGTTCGATAAAATGCCTAAAAGATGCAAG ATCTATCATCTCAGCTCTGGCTTATAAGACAGTTGGTAGCTATTCAAGAAGAGCTACTTGA